One genomic segment of Trichococcus shcherbakoviae includes these proteins:
- the cmr1 gene encoding type III-B CRISPR module RAMP protein Cmr1 translates to MENIQKQVSAVQSVEYELEAITPVTIHGADTGQSEARLASIKGMTRYWYRVLGSDTDTKAMQEKERALFGSAQGTSLKSKIWFTEKVFSARNGTFRPSHSKSFTVNAFTEGTKWRIAVSSKKSEEANLVFGAAAFEGAVLLGGFGQRGRHGASSFKLANRILNTPTDYLRKIEQIAKILGTETEVDEKKLRIKRRHSLPGQPQRPYWLETTLLVMGLKSSPKDILAVIREATHDSHTKFEGALGAMNPRFPAPLHTSLYAFSDGYAVIISEIHHEKSQSQRFLDAKHHYEQTIKEGLHKMR, encoded by the coding sequence ATGGAAAACATTCAGAAACAAGTTTCAGCTGTCCAATCCGTAGAATATGAACTGGAGGCCATCACGCCCGTCACGATTCACGGGGCGGACACGGGTCAATCCGAGGCGAGGCTGGCTTCGATTAAAGGTATGACCCGATATTGGTATCGTGTTTTGGGATCCGATACAGATACAAAGGCCATGCAAGAGAAGGAACGCGCGCTTTTTGGTTCTGCTCAGGGCACCTCGCTAAAATCCAAAATCTGGTTCACTGAGAAGGTATTCAGTGCCAGAAATGGAACATTTCGACCTTCTCATTCAAAATCGTTTACTGTAAATGCATTTACGGAAGGAACGAAGTGGCGGATAGCGGTCTCCTCAAAAAAATCGGAAGAAGCCAATTTAGTCTTCGGCGCAGCTGCTTTTGAAGGAGCTGTCCTTTTGGGGGGATTTGGGCAGAGGGGAAGGCACGGCGCAAGTTCTTTCAAATTAGCCAATCGTATATTGAACACTCCCACGGATTATTTAAGGAAGATTGAGCAGATTGCAAAAATCCTCGGAACGGAAACAGAAGTCGACGAAAAGAAACTACGCATCAAAAGAAGGCATAGTCTTCCGGGGCAACCACAGAGGCCTTACTGGCTTGAAACGACGCTTCTGGTTATGGGACTGAAAAGTAGTCCAAAGGATATTTTAGCTGTTATTCGCGAAGCCACCCATGATTCTCATACTAAATTCGAAGGGGCACTTGGAGCGATGAATCCGCGCTTCCCGGCGCCGCTGCATACATCGCTCTATGCCTTTTCGGACGGCTATGCAGTCATCATTTCAGAAATTCACCATGAAAAGAGTCAATCCCAAAGATTCCTGGATGCGAAACATCATTATGAACAAACAATCAAAGAGGGATTGCATAAAATGAGATAG
- a CDS encoding CRISPR-associated DxTHG motif protein, translating into MKKLFCFLGTGRYLETMYQNADYVMASKFTQEYLINYYATIKQDPFGEIVVFATEESKAKNGQAFEEMLGEMPIKWVYYDESFGEKPWLLFEKIDSHMAPGDSIVFDVTHGFRSIPLISLVSSELALLFNENMNIEAVYYGNFKGEGELSPFVDLTSILELQEWSNAVRSLKQTGNPSLLIDLDAKQKQNHMEVQKIANNPLSKDLLRMFGLGNAVQKLTKSIAFCRLHDVKDSWLLTKAAIDKIESSSSEKSYPYIKIKEQLSFIFDDFQQAKSNADYYGAAIKWCVRYGLYQQSITLMLESVITVFCEHFEVKKNSRNNRYAISLLLKYEDIKKDRKSDLAAFVKNLDAAVGKSQLKESDKERIAAIIQENQAFFNNTYNNLNDYRNNFNHAGTNEHVIGEAKLEAFIKEHYQDVIDFEREFALVGAGR; encoded by the coding sequence ATGAAAAAACTGTTTTGTTTTTTAGGTACCGGCAGATATTTGGAAACGATGTATCAGAATGCCGATTATGTTATGGCATCAAAATTCACACAAGAATATTTGATCAACTATTATGCAACAATAAAGCAGGATCCCTTTGGCGAAATTGTAGTCTTTGCTACGGAAGAATCCAAGGCGAAGAACGGTCAGGCCTTCGAAGAAATGTTGGGTGAGATGCCGATTAAGTGGGTTTATTATGATGAATCATTCGGTGAAAAACCTTGGCTTCTTTTCGAAAAAATCGACAGTCATATGGCTCCGGGAGATTCGATCGTATTTGATGTGACGCACGGCTTTCGTTCGATTCCGCTGATTTCTTTGGTTTCATCAGAACTGGCTTTGTTGTTTAATGAAAACATGAACATCGAGGCGGTCTACTACGGCAATTTTAAGGGCGAAGGGGAACTGTCTCCATTTGTCGACCTGACCAGCATCCTGGAATTGCAAGAATGGAGCAATGCGGTACGCTCCCTCAAGCAGACTGGGAATCCCTCTCTGCTCATTGATCTGGATGCCAAGCAAAAGCAGAACCATATGGAAGTGCAAAAAATAGCGAATAACCCGCTTTCGAAAGATTTGTTGAGGATGTTCGGCTTGGGGAACGCAGTGCAGAAGCTGACCAAATCGATCGCGTTCTGCCGATTGCACGATGTAAAAGATTCCTGGCTTCTTACCAAGGCGGCGATCGATAAAATAGAATCGTCGAGCTCCGAGAAATCATATCCCTACATCAAAATCAAAGAACAGCTCTCTTTCATCTTTGACGACTTCCAGCAGGCAAAAAGCAATGCAGATTATTATGGGGCAGCGATCAAATGGTGCGTAAGATACGGACTGTATCAACAATCGATAACATTGATGCTGGAAAGTGTCATTACGGTATTCTGCGAACATTTTGAAGTGAAGAAGAATAGCCGAAACAATCGCTATGCCATCTCGCTGCTGCTGAAGTATGAGGACATCAAAAAAGACAGGAAAAGCGATCTGGCTGCATTCGTAAAGAATTTGGATGCTGCTGTCGGAAAAAGCCAACTGAAGGAATCGGATAAAGAACGGATTGCGGCGATTATTCAGGAAAACCAAGCCTTTTTTAATAACACCTACAATAATCTGAACGATTATCGGAATAATTTTAACCATGCGGGAACCAACGAGCATGTCATCGGCGAAGCGAAGTTGGAAGCATTCATCAAAGAACATTATCAGGACGTAATCGATTTCGAACGAGAATTTGCCTTGGTTGGGGCAGGAAGGTGA